A genomic window from Brassica oleracea var. oleracea cultivar TO1000 chromosome C8, BOL, whole genome shotgun sequence includes:
- the LOC106310396 gene encoding fatty acid desaturase 4, chloroplastic-like has product MAVSLQTKYPLRPITNNIPSTHRSSLLHVRVTCSATTTTNKPQAKLLVENRFMSPPLSNDPSLQSTWTHRLWVAAGCTTLFASLSKSIIGAVGSHIWLEPALAGYAGYILADLGSGVYHWAIDNYGDESTPIVGTQIGAFQGHHKWPWTITRRQFANNLHALARVITFTVLPLDLAFNDPVVHGFVSTFAFCIMFSQQFHAWAHGTKSKLPRVVVALQDMGVLVSRREHAEHHRAPYNNNYCIVSGAWNKVLDESKVFEALEMVLYFKLGVRPRSWSEPNSEWTEETDSSNNQA; this is encoded by the coding sequence ATGGCTGTATCACTTCAAACCAAGTACCCTCTAAGACCCATCACCAACAACATTCCAAGTACGCACCGTTCTTCACTTCTCCATGTTCGTGTCACGTGCTCTGCTACTACCACCACGAACAAGCCTCAAGCTAAGCTTCTGGTTGAGAACCGTTTTATGAGTCCTCCTCTTTCCAACGACCCATCTCTCCAGTCAACATGGACTCATCGTTTATGGGTTGCAGCTGGTTGCACTACATTGTTTGCTTCTTTATCTAAATCTATCATTGGCGCGGTTGGTTCTCATATCTGGTTAGAACCAGCTCTCGCCGGTTATGCAGGGTACATCCTGGCTGATCTAGGCTCTGGTGTGTACCATTGGGCCATTGATAACTATGGTGATGAGTCAACTCCTATAGTAGGAACCCAAATCGGAGCTTTTCAGGGTCACCACAAGTGGCCTTGGACAATTACGAGAAGACAATTTGCTAACAATCTACACGCTCTGGCTCGAGTCATAACCTTCACGGTGCTTCCACTAGACCTTGCGTTTAATGACCCGGTGGTTCATGGCTTTGTGAGCACGTTTGCGTTTTGCATAATGTTTAGCCAGCAGTTCCATGCTTGGGCTCATGGAACCAAGAGCAAGCTTCCACGTGTCGTGGTAGCGTTGCAGGACATGGGAGTGCTTGTTTCAAGGAGAGAGCATGCTGAACACCACAGAGCACCGTATAACAACAATTACTGCATTGTGAGTGGGGCTTGGAACAAAGTTTTGGATGAAAGTAAGGTCTTTGAAGCGTTAGAGATGGTGTTGTATTTCAAGCTTGGGGTGAGACCGAGGTCGTGGAGCGAGCCAAACTCTGAGTGGACAGAAGAAACAGACAGCTCCAACAACCAAGCATAA
- the LOC106310567 gene encoding fatty acid desaturase 4, chloroplastic-like isoform X2 gives MKNHFPLTIFLCYYLFVSLLFGSNLSSQYFPLSLFKLWKTYTNLISSPTMAVLLQTKYTLSPITNNIPRSHRPSLLRARVTCSLTPAKKSHPNREKLVLEKRLVNPPPSNDPTLQSTLTHRLWVGAGCTTVFASFAKSIIGGFGSHILLEPALAGYAGYILADLGSGLYHWAIDNYGDESTPLVGTQIEAARGHHKWPWIITIRQFANNSHALARGITFTVLPLVLACNDPVVHGFDMGLLLSRRQHVNHHRHHRTYMSYCIVSGVWNNVLDDNKIFEALEKVLYVQFGVKPRSWSHPNSE, from the exons ATGAAGAATCATTTCCCCTTAACTATTTTCTTATGTTATTATCTTTTCGTCTCTCTTTTATTCGGATCGAATTTATCTTCTCAATACTTTCCTCTATCGCTTTTTAAGCTTTGGAAAACATATACAAACTTGATATCTTCCCCTACAATGGCTGTACTTCTTCAAACGAAGTACACTCTAAGTCCCATCACAAACAACATCCCAAGAAGCCATCGTCCGTCGCTTCTCCGTGCACGTGTTACGTGCTCTCTTACCCCCGCCAAGAAGTCTCATCCTAACCGTGAGAAGCTCGTTCTTGAGAAACGCCTTGTGAACCCTCCTCCCTCCAACGACCCAACTCTACAATCTACACTGACCCACCGGTTATGGGTCGGAGCGGGTTGCACCACCGTGTTTGCCTCTTTTGCCAAGTCTATTATTGGAGGGTTTGGTTCTCATATCTTGCTCGAACCAGCTTTAGCCGGTTACGCAGGTTACATCTTAGCTGATCTTGGCTCTGGTCTATACCACTGGGCCATCGATAACTACGGTGATGAGTCAACGCCTCTAGTAGGAACCCAAATCGAAGCTGCACGAGGTCACCACAAATGGCCTTGGATAATCACCATACGTCAATTTGCAAATAATTCACACGCTCTGGCTCGTGGAATAACCTTTACGGTTCTTCCACTAGTTCTTGCATGTAATGACCCGGTGGTTCATGGCTTT GACATGGGGCTTCTCCTTTCACGAAGACAGCACGTGAATCATCACCGCCACCACCGTACGTATATGAGTTACTGCATAGTGAGTGGGGTATGGAACAATGTTTTGGATGACAATAAGATCTTTGAGGCATTAGAAAAGGTGTTATATGTCCAGTTCGGGGTGAAACCTAGGTCATGGAGCCACCCAAACTCCGAATGA
- the LOC106310567 gene encoding fatty acid desaturase 4-like 2, chloroplastic isoform X1, giving the protein MKNHFPLTIFLCYYLFVSLLFGSNLSSQYFPLSLFKLWKTYTNLISSPTMAVLLQTKYTLSPITNNIPRSHRPSLLRARVTCSLTPAKKSHPNREKLVLEKRLVNPPPSNDPTLQSTLTHRLWVGAGCTTVFASFAKSIIGGFGSHILLEPALAGYAGYILADLGSGLYHWAIDNYGDESTPLVGTQIEAARGHHKWPWIITIRQFANNSHALARGITFTVLPLVLACNDPVVHGFVSMFAFCILFCQQCHAWAHERKSKLPPLVVAFQDMGLLLSRRQHVNHHRHHRTYMSYCIVSGVWNNVLDDNKIFEALEKVLYVQFGVKPRSWSHPNSE; this is encoded by the coding sequence ATGAAGAATCATTTCCCCTTAACTATTTTCTTATGTTATTATCTTTTCGTCTCTCTTTTATTCGGATCGAATTTATCTTCTCAATACTTTCCTCTATCGCTTTTTAAGCTTTGGAAAACATATACAAACTTGATATCTTCCCCTACAATGGCTGTACTTCTTCAAACGAAGTACACTCTAAGTCCCATCACAAACAACATCCCAAGAAGCCATCGTCCGTCGCTTCTCCGTGCACGTGTTACGTGCTCTCTTACCCCCGCCAAGAAGTCTCATCCTAACCGTGAGAAGCTCGTTCTTGAGAAACGCCTTGTGAACCCTCCTCCCTCCAACGACCCAACTCTACAATCTACACTGACCCACCGGTTATGGGTCGGAGCGGGTTGCACCACCGTGTTTGCCTCTTTTGCCAAGTCTATTATTGGAGGGTTTGGTTCTCATATCTTGCTCGAACCAGCTTTAGCCGGTTACGCAGGTTACATCTTAGCTGATCTTGGCTCTGGTCTATACCACTGGGCCATCGATAACTACGGTGATGAGTCAACGCCTCTAGTAGGAACCCAAATCGAAGCTGCACGAGGTCACCACAAATGGCCTTGGATAATCACCATACGTCAATTTGCAAATAATTCACACGCTCTGGCTCGTGGAATAACCTTTACGGTTCTTCCACTAGTTCTTGCATGTAATGACCCGGTGGTTCATGGCTTTGTGAGCATGTTTGCATTTTGCATATTGTTTTGCCAACAATGTCATGCTTGGGCTCATGAAAGAAAGAGTAAGCTTCCACCTCTTGTTGTGGCGTTTCAGGACATGGGGCTTCTCCTTTCACGAAGACAGCACGTGAATCATCACCGCCACCACCGTACGTATATGAGTTACTGCATAGTGAGTGGGGTATGGAACAATGTTTTGGATGACAATAAGATCTTTGAGGCATTAGAAAAGGTGTTATATGTCCAGTTCGGGGTGAAACCTAGGTCATGGAGCCACCCAAACTCCGAATGA
- the LOC106311730 gene encoding polyadenylate-binding protein RBP45C-like codes for MMQQPPPAANGAVAAGPGDQQAYHHQQSWMMQPHQAQPPAGWNPQSAPSLGQPLQHPQYSGGSQTPGSGDEIRSLWIGDLQPWMDENYLVNSFSITGEVQQAKVIRNKQSGYSEGYGFIEFVSHAAAERILQTYNGALMPNSEQTFKLNWAGERRQSEGPEHTVFVGDLAPDVTDYMLTETFKNVYSSVKGAKVVIDRTTGRSKGYGFVRFGDESEQMRAMTEMNGQYCSSRPMRTGPAANKKPLTMQQPGGYQNPQGNAGESDLTNTTIFVGALDESVTEDVLKSVFGQFGELVHVKIPAGKRCGFVQYANRACAEQGLNALNGTQLGGQSIRLSWGRTTSNKQTQPDQAQYGGGGGYYGYPPQGYEGYGYAPPPQDPNAYYGGYPGTGYGNYQQPGGGYQQQQQ; via the exons ATGATGCAGCAGCCACCTCCAGCCGCTAACGGTGCCGTCGCCGCAGGGCCAGGAGATCAGCAAGCTTACCACCACCAGCAATCGTGGATGATGCAGCCCCACCAAGCTCAGCCACCAGCAGGATGGAATCCTCAATCAGCGCCGTCTCTAGGTCAACCACTACAGCATCCGCAATACAGCGGTGGATCTCAAACTCCAGGATCAGGAGACGAGATCCGCTCCTTGTGGATCGGAGACTTGCAGCCGTGGATGGACGAAAACTACCTCGTGAACAGCTTCTCCATCACCGGAGAG GTTCAACAAGCCAAAGTCATCCGCAACAAGCAGAGTGGATACTCCGAAGGCTACGGCTTTATCGAGTTTGTGAGCCACGCTGCAGCCGAGAGGATTCTCCAGACTTACAACGGTGCTCTAATGCCCAACAGTGAGCAGACCTTCAAGCTGAACTGGGCTGGTGAGAGGCGCCAGTCCGAAGGGCCTGAGCACACTGTTTTCGTTGGAGATTTGGCGCCTGATGTTACGGACTACATGCTTACCGAGACGTTCAAGAATGTGTATTCATCTGTCAAGGGCGCTAAGGTTGTGATTGATAGGACTACCGGGCGGTCCAAGGGGTACGGGTTTGTTAGATTCGGGGATGAGAGTGAGCAGATGAGGGCTATGACTGAGATGAATGGTCAGTATTGCTCGTCTAGGCCTATGCGTACTGGCCCGGCTGCTAACAAGAAGCCTCTTACAATGCAGCAACCAG GTGGATATCAGAACCCACAAGGAAATGCCGGAGAAAGTGATCTAACTAACACAACA ATTTTTGTTGGAGCGTTGGATGAAAGTGTGACAGAAGATGTTTTGAAGTCAGTTTTTGGTCAATTTGGTGAACTCGTTCATGTTAAAATACCAGCAGGAAAACGTTGCGGATTTGTTCAGTATGCTAATAG GGCATGTGCAGAGCAAGGACTCAACGCCTTGAATGGAACACAACTTGGCGGACAAAGCATTCGTCTTTCATGGGGTCGCACTACTTCCAACAAGCAG ACTCAGCCTGATCAAGCACAGTACGGTGGTGGTGGTGGATACTATGGGTATCCTCCTCAGGGATACGAAGGTTACGGATATGCACCTCCCCCTCAGGACCCTAACGCCTACTACGGTGGCTACCCTGGTACCGGCTATGGAAACTACCAGCAGCCTGGTGGTGGCTACCAGCAGCAACAGCAG TGA